In Meles meles chromosome 14, mMelMel3.1 paternal haplotype, whole genome shotgun sequence, a single window of DNA contains:
- the CHAMP1 gene encoding chromosome alignment-maintaining phosphoprotein 1, which produces MEVFQEIRKPSSRLECDHCSFRGTDYENVQIHMGTIHPEFCDEMDAGGLGKMIFYQKSAKLFHCHKCFFTSKMYSNVYYHITSKHAGPEKWNEKPKNQLNKETDPGKSPPLSEHQKTLSNSELPKPIPALSIETQKLGPILSPESPKPTPLTSLEPQKPGAVVSPEPQTPSLPSTEPPKSSSISSPELPKSVSVVSESQKPVPVPSPEPQKLAPMSPEPVKATLTKPQKHSHFPETLGPPSGSSPESPVLAASPDPWGPSPTASPESRKPARTISPEPRKPSPSGSPEPWKPFPAVSPEPRRPAPAVSPGSWKPGPPGSPRSWKSSPSAASGPWKPAKPAPSVSPGPWKPIPSISPGPWKPTSSVSPASWKSSSVSPGSWKSPPGSPESWKSGPPELRKTTPTLSPEHWKAVPSVSPELRKAGPPLSPELRKPGPPLSPEIRSPAGSPELRKPSGSPELWKLSPDQRKTSPASLDFPESQKSSRGGSPDLWKSSFFIEPRKPSGSSESPKATSDIWKPVLSLDTEPRKPALFSEPTKTAPPASPEPRKRALFSEPRKHALFPELPKSAIFSESQKGVELGDELQTDAIDDQKCDILVQEELLATPKKLLDSDTLFPSSKKPKKDNQENSDAELSSSEYVKADLDVLDSKGQESSSDQEQVDVESIDFSKENKMDMTSPEQSKNVLQFTEEKEAFISEEEIAKYMKRGKGKYYCKICCCRAMKKGAVLHHLVNKHNVHSPYKCTICGKAFLLESLLKNHVAAHGQSLLKCPRCNFESNFPRGFKKHLTHCQSRHNEEANKKLTEALEQPLEEQQI; this is translated from the coding sequence atggaagtaTTCCAGGAAATCCGTAAACCGTCATCACGTTTGGAGTGTGACCACTGCAGTTTCCGAGGCACAGATTATGAAAATGTGCAAATCCACATGGGCACCATCCATCCAGAATTTTGTGATGAAATGGATGCTGGTGGGTTaggtaaaatgatattttaccAGAAGAGTGCGAAGCTATTCCACTGCCATAAGTGCTTCTTCACCAGCAAGATGTACTCCAATGTGTACTATCACATCACCTCTAAACATGCAGGCCCAGAGAAGTGGAATGAGAAACCCAAAAATCAGCTAAACAAAGAAACAGATCCTGGGAAAAGCCCTCCTCTTTCTGAACACCAAAAAACACTCTCTAATTCAGAACTCCCAAAACCCATACCTGCCCTTTCCATAGAAACACAGAAACTTGGCCCAATTTTATCTCCTGAATCCCCAAAACCTACACCTCTCACTTCCCTGGAGCCGCAGAAGCCTGGCGCTGTTGTTTCTCCTGAGCCACAGACACCTTCTCTTCCTTCAACTGAGCCTCCAAAatcttcctctatttcttctcCTGAACTTCCAAAATCAGTCTCTGTTGTTTCTGAGTCTCAGAAACCAGTCCCTGTTCCTTCTCCAGAACCACAGAAACTTGCCCCTATGTCTCCTGAGCCAGTAAAGGCCACTCTTACTAAACCCCAGAAACACTCCCATTTCCCAGAAACACTGGGGCCACCTTCAGGCTCCTCTCCAGAGTCACCAGTTTTGGCTGCTTCCCCTGACCCTTGGGGTCCATCCCCAACTGCGTCTCCAGAGTCTCGAAAACCAGCCCGGACTATCTCCCCTGAGCCAAGGAAGCCATCCCCATCGGGGTCTCCGGAGCCTTGGAAGCCATTCCCTGCTGTCTCTCCAGAGCCCAGAAGACCAGCCCCAGCCGTGTCACCAGGTTCTTGGAAGCCAGGGCCACCTGGATCCCCAAGGTCTTGGAAATCCAGTCCTTCAGCAGCATCAGGACCTTGGAAGCCAGCTAAACCGGCTCCGTCTGTGTCCCCTGGTCCTTGGAAGCCGATTCCTTCTATCTCACCTGGACCATGGAAACCAACTTCCTCTGTGTCCCCCGCATCCTGGAAGTCTTCGTCAGTCTCGCCTGGCTCCTGGAAGTCTCCCCCTGGGTCTCCTGAGTCGTGGAAGTCTGGCCCTCCAGAACTCCGAAAAACAACTCCCACCTTGTCACCTGAACATTGGAAGGCGGTTCCCTCAGTGTCCCCTGAGCTTCGTAAAGCAGGACCGCCCTTGTCTCCTGAGCTTCGCAAACCAGGCCCACCATTGTCCCCAGAGATCCGCAGTCCAGCGGGATCTCCAGAGCTCAGAAAACCTTCAGGGTCTCCGGAGCTTTGGAAGCTTTCTCCTGATCAGCGAAAAACTTCCCCTGCTTCACTTGACTTCCCCGAGTCCCAGAAAAGTTCCCGTGGTGGTTCCCCTGACCTCTGGAAGTCTTCCTTCTTTATTGAACCTCGGAAACCTTCTGGATCGTCTGAGTCCCCTAAGGCAACCTCCGATATATGGAAacctgttctctctcttgatACCGAACCTAGGAAACCCGCCCTGTTTTCTGAGCCCACCAAAACCGCCCCTCCAGCTTCTCCTGAACCACGAAAACGTGCTCTTTTTTCAGAGCCCCGGAAACATGCCCTTTTCCCTGAACTTCCCAAATCTGCTATCTTCTCAGAATCTCAGAAGGGAGTTGAGCTTGGTGATGAACTACAGACAGATGCCATAGATGATCAAAAGTGTGATATTTTGGTTCAGGAAGAACTACTAGCCACACCTAAGAAACTCTTAGATTCTGACACCTTATTTCCTTCCTCAAAGAAGCCCAAGAAAGACAACCAAGAGAACTCAGATGCTGAGCTGAGTAGCAGTGAGTATGTAAAAGCAGATTTAGATGTGCTAGACAGCAAGGGCCAAGAATCAAGCAGTGATCAAGAACAGGTTGATGTAGAATCTATTGATTTTAGTAAAGAGAACAAAATGGACATGACTAGTCCAGAGCAGTCCAAAAATGTCTTACAATTTACTGAAGAGAAAGAGGCTTTTATCTCTGAGGAAGAGATTGCAAAGTATATGAAGCGTGGAAAAGGAAAGTATTACTGCAAAATTTGTTGCTGTCGAGCTATGAAAAAAGGTGCAGTTTTGCACCATTTGGTTAATAAGCATAATGTTCATAGCCCTTACAAATGTACAATTTGTGGAAAGGCTTTCCTTTTGGAATCTCTCCTTAAAAATCATGTAGCAGCCCACgggcagagtttacttaaatGTCCACGTTGTAATTTTGAATCAAATTTCCCAAGAGGCTTTAAGAAACATTTAACTCACTGTCAAAGCCGGCATAACGAGGAGGCAAATAAAAAGCTGACGGAAGCTCTTGAACAGCCGCTGGAGGAGCAGCAGATCTGA